DNA from Leptolyngbya iicbica LK:
GCCGCACACAGCCGAATCACCCGATTCTGCATCGTCTCCTGCGGCAGCATTTGCTTTATCTGGTCAACCTCCAATCGCACCAGCTTGGCAAGGGCCGCTAGCTGCGCATCACTCGGCTGCGGGATAAATCGAAACTTCTCCCATCGCCCCAAAACCGCTCCTAGTCCGGTCTTTTCGCCGAGCTGATTCAACGTCGTGTGGTTCTCCCGACAAAACCGACCCAAGAAATGGCTCAGACTCTCTCCTGGAGAAGGCTCCACTGGAAACACCCAAGCAGGAATTTGCGGTATCACCATTAGCTATATTCCTTTGCTACCTCTTTTAGTGTTTCAAGCTCAATCTTGCTTTGTCCTTTTTCCAATGCACGAATGGCTGCCTCCCGTAGCACCATGTCAATCAGGCCAATGTAGTAACCCTTCCTAGATACGCCAGTCGCCTTGCGCAGCTCCTTCAGCATGGCTTCAGACGTTAAATTAGAAGGTACTGGCAGCTTGAGAATATCTCGCTCCCAAAGTCCCACAATAGTCTTGAGCTGATTGCTAGGGATGGTTCCTATGCGATAGCTAGACCGAAATCGGTTGAAGACTTGTTCATCTTTTTTAACTGCTGGGTCTAGCCGCTGTTTGGTTCCAATCAGGATGACCGAGATTTCTAGCTTGTCAAAGATGTCGCGTACGTCAGCAAAGGTCTTAGGCTTGAGGCGATCGGCCTCATCGATCATCAACATCTCCGTTTTACAAGCCCGTAGTACCTTCAACGTTCGGCTTCGAGCATCCCCAACTGTGCCTCTAGGCAGATCATCCCCATACTGTTCCAGAATCTCGCGGAACAACTCACGAGAGGTGCATTCCTGCTTGGGATGAACATATGAAATGGGAATGATCGGCACCCTGCCAGACAAATCTGGCTCTCCATACAGCTTCAGAAAAGATTCACAGGTCTTGGTCTTCCCGGTTCTAGAATCACCTGTTAGCCGTCCACACTGCCGAGCATTACGTTTACGCTTCAGCCAAGTGTGAGCCTGCTTTACGGAGTCTAGGGCGACCGTCTTGTCTCGACGCAGACGCTCGATGTGGGCCTGAACTTCTTGATCTTGCAATGCAATCATCTCGGTCTCCCCTTAAGCATCATCATCGTCAAAATCCCAGATATCAAACTCTGGGATGTCCAACTCCTCTGGTGACTCATCCGGCTGTACGTCAACAGATGGCTCATCAGAGGAGTCTGGCCCAATTATGGGAGGCGTTGTCGGACGCAGGTCTGCCTGCTCATCCTTTTGGCGATCTTTACGAGACTTGTTCTTTTGGTCGACGAATGCCTCGCGATCGCGCATCTCGTCCAACATGGCATCGTTACTAACCGCCTTACCATCCTCACGAATGCGCCGGCTATGGGCTTTGGCATCATCTAGGGCTAGCACTTCGCCTTCAAACTCTAGGGCTTGAGCAACTCCTAAATACACCTCACGGTCGGGGTCGTGACGATAAACCAATACTTGTGCGATGTTTCTCGGGTCATAGCGAAGCACAATATTCTCACCAGCATGTTCAGCCAATGCTTCCCCTCGGTAAGCCAAATTCTCAAATTGGAGATAGCCACCTCTATAAATGGTGCGGCGAGTCTGTCTCATCAGACAGATATGCAGTTCGTGCTCAGGAATCACACGAGGTTGTTTAAGGAGTCCAGCCTCCCACCGCTGTATGCGAGTTTGGTCACCCATACGGGCATCCAATCGTTGGTTGTAGGTATTCACGATGTAGGCAACTAAGAGCTTCTCCAACTCCTGTAAGGTCAGACAGGCTTCCGCCTCCGCTTCCGGAGGACGGTCTTGGACATTGGAACCTGTATACCCTGGCAGAGTGGAGAGAAACTGGGTGTTGATAGTTCCAAACGGTCTTTCAACGATGCCACCTTCAGAAGGGCGATCGCGCAGATGACAGATAAATCCAAGTTGTAATCCAATTTGCCGAAGATGATTGGACCGAAAATCCTTCCCCCCATCAGTAAATAGATGGTCAGGGGTGCCGCAGGTAGGCCAATCAGCGTAGAGCTTATACTCCACTCCATACTGCTTGGGCATAATCGCGTTACGCAAGGCTAGTGCAACGACGCTTGAGCTAGGGGCGTCATATCCCAAGTTGATGCCAACGATCGCTCTGGAGTAAGTGTCAATCACGGTCGTCAGCCAAGGTCGCCCCATTTGATGTCCATATTTATCCACCAACAAAATGTCTGCTCTCGTGTGATCACACTGCCAGACCTGATTGCTGTAGTCGATTTCCAATACTTCGCCATCACGGGTTTTGAGTGCTAAGCGTGAACCCTTCCATCCCAGGTTACGGATACTTTCTTCTTTCTCCTTAGCCTCTTTAACCAGTCTAAGAATGCGATAAACCGTCATGTGGCTGGGATAGTCTTTCAAGCCTTCCTGTCGAGCCTTGTTGCGCACCTTGGTAAATACCTGAGCGGGCGTACATTTATCGTTGCTGTACACCTTCTTAATAAATTGCTGCCAATCTTCAGCAATTCGAGGCTTCCCTTTGTCTATGCGACCTGAATCGATTAGAGCGGCAAGGCCTTCCTCCTCCCACTTTTTCATCAACCGCTGCACAGTGCGGACAGAGCATTTTAGTTGTTGAGCCGCACTCCGTAGACGTTCACCATACGTTTTGCGATCGCAGGGCTCTGAAAGTTTCTCGATAATTTCTAGCTTGAGCCTGGATTCTACTGAATTCAGATCATCTGGATTAACAAGTTCCATGGAGTCACCTAGTACAAGTGAATTAAATCAAATGTACTATAGTCGCCAAGATATGTCATCTAATTTGTTAGATCAGATCCGACAAAGCCGCAAAGAGGCGACAAAGAGTGCGTTAATACTGAGGCGATTTCAGCTTCAAAGAGACGACACTGATTGTGTTCATTCTTCAAGAGGCGTCAAATATTTTGTTATTCAAGAGCGCTCTTTAGAGTGAGGATGAAATCGCCAAGGTTCCTGAATTCAAAGGGGTCTAGCCATTTAATGGTCGGCGACAAGAGCGTGTTATGGCGACGGATTACGTGTTATGCGACATGTACGTTCGCGAATTAAATTGGCCACTTATCTATGTAATGGTGGTTTTCAACCTCCATTTGGCCTAAATCTCGGTGAACCAATTTTCCCAATAGCTCGCTATTCTGTCGGTAAAGGCATCTGGTTCTTCTGCAAAAAGCTTCTGACCTAGCTCTCGGGTCGGTTGATGAAGCTTGTATTGGCGATGCTCCATCAGCGGCCACAGCACGTTCTTTTGTGTTTCCACTAAGGCGACTTCTTCGGAATGATGGTGCAAAAAGTGTCGAAGTTCGGCAATATCGTGACTGTCGCCCAGCAGGCTTGATAGCCGATGGCCTTCTTCTTCAAAGGCAGACATTACCGGGGGCCAAAGCCGTCTGAGCAAGCGCATATCGTACCAAAAGTCTTTTACACGTTTACGCCACTCATGAAACGCCTCATCGTTATTTGTTTCATAGGCTGCATGAAATCGTTCATGGCCTTGACGATAAATGCGGTGTAAGCTGCGAGCTAGGGCGTCCCAACCAGTAGCTTGCAGCGCTAATTGTTGCAGGCGTGTATGGCTGTCTTTCAACTCTCCAACTAGATTCTGTAGGGTGTCTTCGTGCTCAATGAGCTTACCTAAGCGCACCGTATGTAGACCGGCCAAACTGGCTTTCAAATCACTGAAAGCACTGATGTCCAGAGTCAGTTCGTAGGCTTCGAGCAAAGCATCAAGAGTGGATTGATAGGCTTCAGCATCACGGGCAGGGGCCAGCGATCGCCCCACATCCCGCAGCACATTTTTCTCACGTTTATACGTGTCTTTATCAATTGACTTACGGATTAATCGCAGCACCGATCGCGCTTTTTTTAACCGCTTTCGAGCATCGTGAATTGACCTAGCTGGATCTTTTTGGAAATTGTGAGTCAGCTGGTGAATCGCTTTCTCAATTTGCTCTTGCAAAAGGCGATGAACGTTGTCTTCGACCGTACTATCAGCGAAAAATCGATAAGCCATGGAATTGCCATCAGAGAGGATTAAGCAGAAGCAGCCGGTCCCTTCGATTCGGGATCAAGCTCAAACCGATGCTCGTCGCGACGCTCCATTTCATGTCGGACTTTGACCGGGTGTTCAGCCTTAGTATTGATGCCTGCCGACGCGGCAATGTCATCCACATTGTCTTGGTCGGGAGTCGGCGTCGTGCCGCCAACCGCTTCTTCGCCCACCACTTTGGCTTGCTCCGTCATGGCGTCGGGGTCGCCCATGGTGGTGGGTTTGCCGGCGGCCATGCGCTGGTTTAGCGATCGGTCCGCACCGATTTGCTGACTCTGGTCTTCTCGGCCCGTTCGCGCCGCTTCAGCCGCCGCTTGATCGGGCGATCGCTCGGGTACCCCCGGTGGCGGTGTCAGGTCGCTATTGTCATCCACTAGCGGTTCGGCTGATGGATGAACGTTGGGTTGCATGGATGGATCTTGAGTCATAAAAAATTGAATTTTGTCTACAAAGCGGTGGGGTTAATGCCAAATAGGATGACCGCTGCTAATGAACCCGAAATGACGCCATAACAGCAAGCTAGCAGCGCTTTGAAGGAGTCGCGATATTTGTAACGCCAGATCATTACTGCGATCGTGCTGCCGTACAGCAGTTCTTCCAATGGAAACCGATCAAGCTGATTACTTTGGTCAATACCTAACAGCAATAGCGTCCAAAACAGAAATAGAATAAAACTATTGATAATGGGCGCACGACTTTCTCGGATGGGAACTTCCATGCGAGCCAGAAAACCTAAATAAATGGCTACTGACAATGGAAAAATAGCCGCTGACAAGCTGCGAAAACCGAGCCAACTGGACTGACTAAAAGCCAGCAGAATGCTCGAAGACAGCTGAAAAAGTAAAAATCCGACTGCCACAAACAGGGCGAAAAAACTGATCAGCCCGCGGAGACCCTTGGTCCAGCTATTAGAAGGCTGTTTTCGCCTCAGGGGCGTTGGTTCATTTCTTGGCAATGACATAGTTTCTCAAGCGTCAACAATGAATCTAGGCAACGCTTGACTCTTGTTTCATGGGCTTAAATTGAGATTTAGTAGCGCCACATTTTGGGCAAGCCCAATCGTCAGGAATCTCGTTGAATGGGGTACCTGGCTGAATGCCAGAATCCGGATCCCCTTTTTCTGGGTCATAAATGTAACCACAGACTTCACAAACATACTTCTGCATATTGCTAACCAAATATCAATGCGTTCAGTCCAAAACTATCAATTAAATCCATCAACCTTAATCGCCCTATCGGAGGATTTTAAAGATAGAGATTGCGTAGACTTTAGAACTTTTGAGTGGTCGCTGTGTGTCTAGCAAAAGATAAAAATACGTAGATAAACCCAAATAAACGTCATCATATTTAGCTTGTGGCTAAGGCACATTGGCACAGCCTTGCCAAAGGCAATACCCTCCCACCTGGGTGACGCTGGGCGAACCCGACCTACGCAAGCAGCCAATATTTAAGCCGACCGGCTGGTAAGACACGCAGCCTAAAGCTGCTGTTCAAGATATTTGAGGTAGCGCAGAATAGCTAAGGCGAATCCCGCACCGATTAATCCGAGCTGCCAGAGTCCTAACCCCGCCGCGATGCCTAACCCTGCGGAAATCCAAACCGCTGTGGCTGAGGTGAGCCCATGCACCCGGTCGGCCCGCAAGATGGAACCGGCTCCCACAAAGCCGACTCCGGTGATGATGCCTTGCAGGCTACGCGCCAGGGCGGTGGCATCCGCTGCGGCTAGTCCACTCTGCACGGGAACCAAAACGAACAGCGCGGCCCCGAGGGCTACCAGCATATTGGTTCTCAGACCCGCCGCTTTTTCACCAAATTCTCGCTCCAGCCCGATCGCGGAGCCTAAAGCGATCGCGAGCAGCAAGCGACCGATCACCACTAGCCAGGGAATTGGGGTGAAATCATTCATAAATCCTGAGCCCTGTAGGGCCTCGAACGGTTAAACCACCGAGCCACAGCTCAATGACCTTCTGAGGAGGGCGCAGGCCGGCCGGGGCGAGTATACCAATAGGCCCAAGCAATGAGGACCAACTGAAAGGGCAGACGGATGGCTTGAAACCACCAAGCATCCGGAATCCCCGCAATTTTAATGTGATTGATGGCCATGTTGAGATTGGCCGGAAACACCGCAATGAAGAGGGCCACCAACCCCCAGGCGGCAAACTGGCGGGTCGCGGGCACTAGCAAGCCAATGCCCAACAAAATTTCGATCGCGCCACTGATATAAACCAACGCGGCGGGAGCGGGTAAGAAATCTGGCACGATGCGGATGAAGGGAGTTGACTGGGCAAAGTGTAAGACACCTGCGACCACCATACAAACGGCCAAAACGCCGCGCAGGGTGGTCTTATTCTGGGTCAGAAAATTCATAAAGCAAGAGGGGCGGAGAAGAGCGCGATCGCGACTCCAGACAAAGCTGGATACATTAGTCTTTCCAGTATTGCGGGAGCCAGCCCTAGTGTCTTCTTGCCATCGGCAGATCTGGCCACGCTAATGTAGGGGGCAATCAAGACCACGTTGTGTTGAACCAGCGTCGTTGATGTAGATGCTCTGATCAAAGCGTTGGCTGAGGGTAACGATGCTGCTGCCGGTCACGATTCAGTATTCCTAGGCGATCTTTCTTATTGCTACGCAGTTCTTCCCTACTTTTGATGGTTTTTTGATGTCCGAAAATTCGCTGTAATAAGGATATAGATAGATATTTCGCCGATTGAGTAAAATTCGTGACCCGTTATTTAATTGCTCTAACTTTGAGGTGCAAATGTTGAGGCGCGAATCTTGATCTGCGAGTCGAATTCAGTCAATCCCTTAAGAGGCGCTAGCCATGAGTCCTAAACAAGTTTGGCGGATGCTCAAAGCCGCCTTTCAAGAATGGAACGAGGACAAAGCAGCCCGTTTGGCCGCAGCCCTGGCTTATTACACGCTGTTTTCATTAGCGCCATTGCTAATCTTGGTGATTGCGATCGCGGGATTATTTTTTGATAGCGCTGCTGTTCGGCAGCAAATCATGGGCCAAGTCGAGGCTCTAATCGGGGGCACCAGCGCTGATTTTGTCAGCACCATTCTGGATAATGCGAATCGTCCGGGGAACAACTCTGGCGTCATTGCCTCACTTATTAGTGTGGGGTTACTGCTCATTGGTGCCACTGGCGTCTTGACTCAATTGCAACTCTCCCTCAACACCATTTGGAGTGTGGAAGCCCGACCCGATATTGGGTTTTTGAACTTGTTGCGCA
Protein-coding regions in this window:
- a CDS encoding TniQ family protein, with the protein product MVIPQIPAWVFPVEPSPGESLSHFLGRFCRENHTTLNQLGEKTGLGAVLGRWEKFRFIPQPSDAQLAALAKLVRLEVDQIKQMLPQETMQNRVIRLCAACYAEEPYHRIEWQYKLANRCDRHHLLLLLECPNCKAKLPMPSKWANGTCKRCLTPFEQMADLQKGI
- a CDS encoding TniB family NTP-binding protein — its product is MIALQDQEVQAHIERLRRDKTVALDSVKQAHTWLKRKRNARQCGRLTGDSRTGKTKTCESFLKLYGEPDLSGRVPIIPISYVHPKQECTSRELFREILEQYGDDLPRGTVGDARSRTLKVLRACKTEMLMIDEADRLKPKTFADVRDIFDKLEISVILIGTKQRLDPAVKKDEQVFNRFRSSYRIGTIPSNQLKTIVGLWERDILKLPVPSNLTSEAMLKELRKATGVSRKGYYIGLIDMVLREAAIRALEKGQSKIELETLKEVAKEYS
- a CDS encoding Mu transposase C-terminal domain-containing protein; the protein is MELVNPDDLNSVESRLKLEIIEKLSEPCDRKTYGERLRSAAQQLKCSVRTVQRLMKKWEEEGLAALIDSGRIDKGKPRIAEDWQQFIKKVYSNDKCTPAQVFTKVRNKARQEGLKDYPSHMTVYRILRLVKEAKEKEESIRNLGWKGSRLALKTRDGEVLEIDYSNQVWQCDHTRADILLVDKYGHQMGRPWLTTVIDTYSRAIVGINLGYDAPSSSVVALALRNAIMPKQYGVEYKLYADWPTCGTPDHLFTDGGKDFRSNHLRQIGLQLGFICHLRDRPSEGGIVERPFGTINTQFLSTLPGYTGSNVQDRPPEAEAEACLTLQELEKLLVAYIVNTYNQRLDARMGDQTRIQRWEAGLLKQPRVIPEHELHICLMRQTRRTIYRGGYLQFENLAYRGEALAEHAGENIVLRYDPRNIAQVLVYRHDPDREVYLGVAQALEFEGEVLALDDAKAHSRRIREDGKAVSNDAMLDEMRDREAFVDQKNKSRKDRQKDEQADLRPTTPPIIGPDSSDEPSVDVQPDESPEELDIPEFDIWDFDDDDA
- a CDS encoding CHAD domain-containing protein; this translates as MAYRFFADSTVEDNVHRLLQEQIEKAIHQLTHNFQKDPARSIHDARKRLKKARSVLRLIRKSIDKDTYKREKNVLRDVGRSLAPARDAEAYQSTLDALLEAYELTLDISAFSDLKASLAGLHTVRLGKLIEHEDTLQNLVGELKDSHTRLQQLALQATGWDALARSLHRIYRQGHERFHAAYETNNDEAFHEWRKRVKDFWYDMRLLRRLWPPVMSAFEEEGHRLSSLLGDSHDIAELRHFLHHHSEEVALVETQKNVLWPLMEHRQYKLHQPTRELGQKLFAEEPDAFTDRIASYWENWFTEI
- a CDS encoding DUF6335 family protein, whose translation is MTQDPSMQPNVHPSAEPLVDDNSDLTPPPGVPERSPDQAAAEAARTGREDQSQQIGADRSLNQRMAAGKPTTMGDPDAMTEQAKVVGEEAVGGTTPTPDQDNVDDIAASAGINTKAEHPVKVRHEMERRDEHRFELDPESKGPAASA
- the rd gene encoding rubredoxin — protein: MQKYVCEVCGYIYDPEKGDPDSGIQPGTPFNEIPDDWACPKCGATKSQFKPMKQESSVA
- a CDS encoding MgtC/SapB family protein; this encodes MNDFTPIPWLVVIGRLLLAIALGSAIGLEREFGEKAAGLRTNMLVALGAALFVLVPVQSGLAAADATALARSLQGIITGVGFVGAGSILRADRVHGLTSATAVWISAGLGIAAGLGLWQLGLIGAGFALAILRYLKYLEQQL
- a CDS encoding DoxX family protein — protein: MNFLTQNKTTLRGVLAVCMVVAGVLHFAQSTPFIRIVPDFLPAPAALVYISGAIEILLGIGLLVPATRQFAAWGLVALFIAVFPANLNMAINHIKIAGIPDAWWFQAIRLPFQLVLIAWAYWYTRPGRPAPSSEGH